A genomic region of Mycobacteriales bacterium contains the following coding sequences:
- a CDS encoding aminoglycoside phosphotransferase family protein has translation MELTDEPSLAELVDAVQAEDRRVDLVGAVRRAGDQNFVLETTEWIYRFPRSWIDLDREVALLAALDGRLPVEIPRVEWVGQRSRFCAYRKIVGRSFDRDRYLSGTRGHQRALAASMAEYVVAMHEALTETEIASIGIPDFFSLEARADLIDPNDVPASVRPDVESMLARARDLSGRLVGRMLLDNDFTSDNIVLDPDSGLLSGVWDFSGVTMGPASFDFRALLRDPDPLTEDVVREYERRTGREICREAYVIAFRITDLRRQMRKGPADAVRLVHSWRGPSRSVDSPGSRSCSG, from the coding sequence ATGGAGCTCACCGACGAACCATCGCTTGCCGAGTTGGTCGACGCCGTACAGGCGGAGGATCGACGGGTCGACCTCGTCGGCGCAGTCCGCCGCGCCGGGGACCAGAACTTTGTACTCGAGACCACAGAGTGGATCTATCGGTTTCCCCGCAGTTGGATCGACCTCGACCGCGAGGTGGCCCTGCTCGCCGCGCTCGACGGCCGGCTCCCGGTCGAGATACCTCGAGTCGAGTGGGTCGGTCAACGCAGCCGCTTCTGCGCCTATCGCAAGATTGTCGGCCGGAGCTTCGACCGAGACCGCTACCTCTCGGGGACGCGGGGACACCAGCGGGCGCTCGCGGCGTCGATGGCCGAATACGTCGTCGCCATGCACGAGGCTCTGACCGAGACCGAAATAGCGTCGATCGGCATACCCGATTTCTTCTCGCTCGAGGCACGAGCCGATCTGATCGATCCGAACGACGTACCCGCGTCGGTGCGGCCCGACGTCGAATCCATGCTCGCGCGGGCGCGTGACCTCTCGGGCCGGCTCGTTGGCCGGATGCTGCTCGACAACGACTTCACCAGCGACAACATCGTCCTGGACCCCGACAGTGGATTGCTCTCCGGTGTCTGGGACTTCTCCGGCGTGACCATGGGTCCCGCGTCCTTCGACTTTCGCGCCCTGCTCCGAGACCCTGACCCGCTGACCGAGGACGTCGTACGCGAGTACGAACGTCGGACCGGGCGTGAGATCTGTCGGGAGGCCTACGTCATCGCGTTTCGGATCACCGATCTGCGGCGCCAGATGAGAAAGGGACCTGCTGACGCCGTGCGTCTCGTCCACAGCTGGAGAGGTCCGAGCCGATCTGTCGATTCGCCCGGGTCGCGTTCGTGTAGTGGATGA
- a CDS encoding dihydrofolate reductase family protein, translated as MTKYVASTTLPDVDAWQNSILLPGDATHSVATLKAEPGPNLAIIGSAELVRSLHGARLIDRYNLLIHPIVLGIGHRMFDETSPLTEFALVRSVPTTAGVIIATYERA; from the coding sequence GTGACCAAATACGTCGCGTCGACCACGCTGCCTGACGTCGACGCGTGGCAGAACTCGATCCTGCTGCCCGGCGACGCGACACACTCGGTGGCCACCCTGAAGGCCGAACCGGGCCCGAATCTCGCGATCATCGGCAGCGCCGAACTTGTCCGCAGCCTGCATGGCGCAAGGCTCATCGACCGCTACAACCTGCTGATCCACCCGATCGTGCTCGGCATCGGGCATCGCATGTTCGACGAGACCTCACCGCTGACCGAGTTCGCCCTCGTCCGCAGCGTCCCCACGACAGCCGGCGTGATCATTGCGACGTACGAGCGAGCCTGA
- a CDS encoding alpha/beta family hydrolase: MTTEIEIETTAGRARVTLDAPRPARALLLLGHGAGGGIDARDLRAVRDGATTAGYAVGRLTQPYRMAGRRPPAPAPVLDAVLAEVVRALRRRHTLAKLPLVVGGRSSGARVGCRSAATVGAVGLLALSFPLHPPGRPDRSRAPELQGVEVPVLVVQGQRDPFGSPDELRAAGLPEQVQVHVVPGADHGLAVRKGDPPPMPAIVAAVIEWLDGVIDSL; this comes from the coding sequence ATGACGACCGAGATCGAGATCGAGACGACGGCAGGGCGCGCGCGGGTGACGTTGGACGCCCCGCGGCCCGCGCGCGCACTCCTGCTGCTCGGCCACGGAGCCGGCGGGGGGATCGACGCCCGCGACCTGCGGGCCGTTCGGGACGGGGCGACCACCGCCGGGTACGCCGTTGGCCGGCTGACCCAGCCGTACCGGATGGCGGGCCGCAGGCCGCCCGCGCCTGCGCCGGTGCTGGACGCCGTGTTGGCTGAGGTGGTGCGGGCGCTCCGACGGCGCCACACGCTGGCCAAGCTGCCTCTGGTCGTCGGTGGCCGGTCCAGTGGTGCCCGAGTCGGTTGCCGCAGCGCGGCGACGGTCGGAGCGGTCGGCTTGCTGGCGCTGTCGTTCCCGCTGCATCCGCCGGGTCGGCCGGATCGGTCCCGGGCACCGGAGCTCCAGGGAGTCGAGGTGCCCGTGCTGGTGGTACAGGGGCAGCGGGACCCGTTCGGGTCGCCGGACGAGTTGCGCGCGGCCGGCCTCCCGGAGCAGGTGCAGGTCCACGTCGTACCGGGCGCCGATCACGGATTGGCGGTACGTAAGGGCGATCCGCCGCCGATGCCGGCAATCGTCGCAGCCGTCATCGAGTGGCTCGACGGCGTGATCGACAGTCTGTAG